Proteins from one Pirellulales bacterium genomic window:
- the rsmH gene encoding 16S rRNA (cytosine(1402)-N(4))-methyltransferase RsmH gives MSASRHVPVLLAEALSGLHPQPGGIFVDGTLGGGGHAKALAEHVGPTGCVFAVDRDPSAVSAAEKNLTGLPVKLIQANYCNLPEVFAEQNVTTVDGILLDLGLSSDQLADAARGFSFEADGPLDLRFNPLAGEPAARLVNRLSAEHLADLIFHYGEERFSRRIARAIVETRHHQPIETSRQLAQIVRQAVPAAARQQRIDPATRTFQALRIAVNDELKSLEIALRRLPDCLKPGGRLAIISFHSLEDRRVKEAFRDDPRMRAISRKPVTATEAEIARNPRSRSAKLRIAERV, from the coding sequence ATGTCGGCGTCGCGCCATGTACCCGTTTTGCTGGCAGAAGCTCTATCGGGGCTGCATCCTCAGCCTGGCGGCATTTTTGTCGATGGAACATTGGGCGGCGGCGGACACGCCAAAGCCTTGGCGGAACACGTGGGGCCAACGGGCTGCGTGTTTGCAGTTGATCGTGATCCCTCGGCTGTAAGCGCAGCGGAAAAAAATTTGACCGGTTTGCCGGTCAAACTAATTCAAGCCAATTATTGCAACTTGCCGGAGGTGTTCGCGGAACAAAACGTGACCACAGTGGATGGAATTTTGCTCGATTTGGGTTTATCCAGCGATCAATTGGCCGATGCCGCTCGTGGCTTCAGCTTCGAGGCCGACGGCCCCTTGGACTTGCGGTTTAACCCCTTGGCGGGTGAGCCGGCGGCACGGCTGGTCAATCGATTGAGCGCGGAACACCTGGCCGATTTAATTTTTCATTACGGAGAAGAACGCTTCAGCCGGAGAATTGCCCGAGCGATTGTCGAAACGCGGCATCACCAGCCGATCGAAACCTCGCGGCAACTGGCCCAAATCGTCCGTCAAGCGGTTCCGGCGGCGGCCCGGCAGCAAAGGATCGATCCGGCCACGCGAACATTTCAAGCGCTGCGAATTGCGGTCAACGATGAACTTAAATCACTGGAAATTGCCTTACGGAGGTTGCCCGATTGTTTGAAACCCGGCGGCCGGCTGGCGATCATCAGCTTTCACTCGCTGGAAGATCGCCGGGTGAAGGAAGCCTTTCGAGACGATCCGCGGATGCGGGCCATTTCTCGAAAGCCGGTGACGGCGACGGAAGCGGAAATTGCCCGTAATCCGCGGAGCCGCAGCGCCAAGTTGCGGATTGCAGAACGGGTATAG